The following are encoded together in the Weissella soli genome:
- the plsY gene encoding glycerol-3-phosphate 1-O-acyltransferase PlsY, whose product MSTLHFILSFVFAYLLGSIPFGYVLGRVFYHKNLLIEGSGNIGTTNTFRVLGPTAGFLTFVLDSLKGTAATLMGVIWGPLPVHWWLLIFGLAGIIGHTFSIWIGFRGGKAVATSFGMLIAYAPVLSLEALLIFLTLIFLTSMVSVASIFGFILVTILTLFMGDWFLFGLALILTIFVVYRHRGNIKRIRRGKESLVPFGLVYWSQHKRK is encoded by the coding sequence ATGTCTACTCTACATTTTATTCTTAGTTTTGTGTTTGCCTACTTATTAGGGTCAATTCCGTTTGGTTATGTCTTAGGCCGCGTTTTTTATCATAAAAACCTCTTGATTGAAGGTTCGGGTAATATCGGCACCACCAACACCTTCCGGGTATTGGGACCAACGGCCGGGTTCTTGACCTTTGTCTTAGACTCACTCAAAGGAACTGCCGCCACGTTGATGGGGGTTATCTGGGGGCCACTCCCTGTCCACTGGTGGTTATTGATTTTCGGCTTGGCCGGGATCATTGGGCACACCTTCTCGATTTGGATTGGCTTTCGTGGTGGTAAAGCGGTGGCGACGTCATTTGGCATGTTGATTGCCTATGCCCCCGTGCTATCCCTAGAAGCGTTATTAATCTTTTTGACACTCATCTTTTTGACGAGTATGGTGTCAGTCGCTTCGATCTTTGGCTTCATCTTGGTCACCATTTTGACGCTCTTTATGGGGGATTGGTTCTTGTTTGGCCTCGCGCTAATTTTGACCATCTTTGTGGTCTACCGGCATCGCGGGAATATCAAACGTATCCGGCGCGGCAAGGAAAGCTTAGTGCCCTTTGGCCTGGTTTATTGGTCACAGCATAAGCGCAAATAA
- a CDS encoding aldose 1-epimerase family protein — MSVILENDSIIVTVSEHGAELKSVKSKRTGIEYMWQADPEFWGRTAPNLFPVVGRLKSDRYTYRNKTYFMTQHGFARDNEFEVVSSKPMTARLRLTDSEDTAAIYPFKFQLDVIFHLTSQDTLGITYAVTNVDTKDIFFSVGGHPAFNIPLNPATEKFEDYYFNVEPQKIFSREKLVGPYVDFSQETTHDTHIPTRLSRDDYQDDAIILRLDGEPTAIVLAKVNESHGVTMHIADAKFVGIWTKYNKEAPFLAIEPWWGIADTVDADGNIAHKFGINQLAPAQTFTGSYSMSFF, encoded by the coding sequence ATGTCAGTCATTTTAGAAAATGATTCAATTATCGTCACTGTGAGTGAGCACGGTGCGGAGCTAAAAAGTGTCAAGAGCAAGCGAACTGGGATTGAATATATGTGGCAGGCCGATCCAGAATTCTGGGGCCGGACCGCACCAAACCTATTTCCAGTGGTTGGTCGTTTAAAATCAGATCGGTATACGTACCGTAATAAGACGTATTTCATGACCCAGCACGGATTTGCGCGTGATAACGAATTCGAAGTGGTGTCATCTAAGCCAATGACAGCACGTCTACGCTTAACGGATAGTGAAGATACAGCCGCCATCTATCCGTTTAAGTTTCAATTGGACGTCATTTTTCACCTGACCAGTCAAGATACATTAGGAATTACGTATGCAGTGACTAATGTTGATACGAAAGATATTTTCTTTTCAGTCGGCGGCCATCCTGCGTTTAATATTCCTTTGAATCCAGCAACTGAAAAGTTTGAAGATTACTACTTTAATGTTGAACCACAAAAGATATTTAGTCGTGAGAAGTTAGTTGGACCATACGTTGATTTTAGCCAAGAGACAACGCATGATACGCATATCCCAACCCGTTTATCGCGGGATGATTATCAGGATGATGCCATTATCTTGCGGTTGGACGGTGAACCCACGGCGATTGTTTTAGCCAAGGTTAATGAGTCGCATGGGGTGACAATGCATATCGCAGATGCTAAGTTTGTTGGTATTTGGACCAAGTATAATAAAGAAGCCCCCTTCTTAGCCATTGAGCCTTGGTGGGGAATTGCTGATACAGTCGATGCTGATGGTAATATTGCCCATAAGTTTGGGATTAATCAATTAGCGCCAGCTCAGACCTTTACCGGATCATACTCAATGTCATTCTTCTAA